A window of Dickeya zeae NCPPB 2538 contains these coding sequences:
- a CDS encoding phage tail protein, which produces MGTKYFTLLTQVGEKKLAAAIAAGKALELAQMGVGDGNGVLPTPDPLQTKLVNEKRRGVINSLTVDPDNTSQMIAEQVIPENEGGFWLREIGLYDVDGDLIALGNCPETYKPELKEGSGRVQTVRMILIVSRTDAITLKFDPTVALATRRYADTLLADHVAAVDPHKQYAPIESPAFTGSPTAPTPIAGDSSQKLATTEFVAAGLSGKMDKNQNGADIQDPTQFVKNLGLENRFAGRILRIKKITSSQNYQWPDDVSAIDVTICGAGGGGGAAAASPQNYHSAGSGGGAGGWARSFYRKGDVPALIYLEVGAGGIGGVDATYEPGFGGATKFGTLMTASGGTRGANGIAIAIGMSVLIGNGAGGVASGGNLVAGFGGSGTPAMFLNSGYESGAGGDSVFSFGVPPIASNAPTGGFDGVDGAGGSGGYTVPAGASAKGGNGGNGVIMIVEYSA; this is translated from the coding sequence ATGGGAACGAAATATTTTACCTTGCTCACCCAGGTGGGTGAGAAAAAGCTGGCAGCGGCGATAGCCGCAGGAAAAGCGCTGGAACTGGCCCAAATGGGCGTGGGGGATGGCAACGGTGTACTCCCCACCCCCGATCCGCTGCAAACCAAATTGGTCAATGAAAAGCGACGTGGGGTGATCAACTCGCTAACGGTTGACCCGGACAACACCAGCCAGATGATTGCCGAGCAAGTGATCCCGGAAAACGAAGGGGGATTCTGGCTGCGTGAAATCGGGTTGTACGATGTTGATGGCGACTTGATTGCGCTCGGTAACTGCCCGGAAACCTATAAACCGGAATTGAAGGAAGGATCGGGCCGGGTGCAGACGGTGCGCATGATCCTGATTGTCAGCCGTACTGATGCAATAACGCTGAAATTTGACCCAACGGTGGCGCTGGCGACACGGCGCTATGCCGATACCTTGCTGGCTGATCATGTCGCTGCCGTTGACCCGCATAAGCAGTATGCACCGATTGAAAGCCCTGCGTTTACTGGCAGTCCCACAGCGCCGACACCAATAGCCGGTGATAGTAGTCAAAAGCTGGCGACGACAGAATTCGTTGCTGCCGGGCTATCAGGAAAAATGGATAAAAATCAGAACGGTGCTGATATTCAGGACCCGACTCAATTTGTCAAAAACCTGGGCTTAGAAAATCGTTTTGCAGGCCGCATCCTGCGCATAAAAAAAATCACCTCAAGCCAGAATTATCAATGGCCCGATGATGTGTCTGCTATTGATGTCACCATCTGTGGTGCAGGTGGCGGTGGCGGTGCGGCGGCGGCGTCCCCACAAAATTATCACTCGGCAGGTTCCGGCGGTGGTGCGGGCGGCTGGGCACGATCTTTTTACCGTAAAGGTGACGTTCCTGCATTGATCTATCTGGAGGTCGGTGCGGGCGGTATAGGCGGTGTAGACGCGACATATGAGCCGGGTTTTGGCGGCGCGACGAAATTTGGAACGTTAATGACGGCGAGCGGGGGGACAAGAGGTGCTAACGGTATTGCGATTGCAATCGGTATGTCCGTCTTGATTGGTAACGGTGCTGGTGGAGTTGCATCTGGTGGGAATCTTGTCGCAGGTTTTGGTGGCTCAGGGACACCTGCGATGTTTCTCAATAGTGGCTATGAATCCGGTGCGGGCGGTGATTCTGTTTTTTCATTTGGTGTACCACCGATTGCATCAAATGCGCCTACAGGCGGATTTGATGGTGTGGATGGCGCTGGCGGTAGTGGCGGATATACGGTACCCGCAGGAGCCAGTGCTAAAGGCGGTAATGGTGGTAATGGCGTCATTATGATTGTGGAGTATTCAGCATGA
- the pfkA gene encoding 6-phosphofructokinase has protein sequence MIKRIGVLTSGGDAPGMNAAIRGVVRAALAENLEVYGIYDGYLGLYEDRMAQLDRYSVSDVINRGGTFLGSARFPAFREEAVRQVCVENMRKHDLDALVVIGGDGSYMGAKRLTEMGFPCIGLPGTIDNDVAGTDYTIGYFTALETVVEAIDRLRDTSSSHQRISIVEVMGRHCGDLTLAAAIAGGCEFIVLPEVDFKKEDLVEEIKAGIAKGKKHAIVAITELVCDVDELAHYIETETGRETRATVLGHIQRGGSPVAYDRILASRMGAYSIELLQQGYGGRCVGIQNEKLVHHDIIDAIENMKRPFKGDWLNTAKKLF, from the coding sequence ATGATTAAAAGAATCGGAGTACTGACGAGCGGTGGCGATGCGCCGGGGATGAATGCGGCCATTCGTGGTGTGGTGCGTGCCGCGTTAGCGGAAAACCTGGAAGTATACGGTATTTATGACGGCTATCTGGGCTTGTATGAAGATCGCATGGCGCAGTTGGACCGCTATAGCGTGTCTGACGTGATCAACCGTGGCGGCACGTTCCTGGGTTCAGCCCGTTTCCCGGCGTTCCGTGAGGAAGCGGTGCGTCAGGTGTGCGTGGAAAACATGAGAAAGCATGATCTGGACGCGCTGGTGGTGATCGGGGGTGACGGTTCCTACATGGGGGCTAAGCGCTTGACCGAGATGGGCTTCCCCTGCATCGGCCTGCCGGGCACCATCGACAATGACGTGGCAGGCACCGATTACACCATCGGTTATTTCACCGCGCTGGAAACCGTGGTGGAAGCGATTGACCGCCTGCGCGATACCTCGTCTTCCCACCAGCGTATTTCCATCGTGGAAGTGATGGGGCGTCACTGTGGCGACCTGACGCTGGCGGCGGCGATTGCCGGTGGCTGTGAATTCATCGTGCTGCCGGAAGTCGACTTCAAAAAAGAAGACCTGGTGGAAGAGATTAAAGCCGGTATCGCCAAAGGGAAGAAACACGCCATCGTCGCCATTACCGAACTGGTGTGTGATGTGGATGAACTGGCACACTATATTGAAACGGAAACCGGGCGCGAAACCCGTGCTACGGTGTTGGGCCACATCCAGCGTGGTGGTTCACCGGTGGCGTATGACCGCATCCTGGCTTCCCGCATGGGCGCGTACTCCATTGAGCTGTTGCAGCAAGGCTATGGCGGCCGTTGCGTCGGGATCCAGAATGAAAAACTGGTCCATCATGATATTATCGACGCCATCGAGAACATGAAGCGCCCGTTCAAAGGCGACTGGCTGAATACCGCCAAGAAACTGTTCTGA
- a CDS encoding phage tail protein: protein MGTKYFTILTRIGEAKLAQAISTGKPLEITQMGVGDGGGVFPTPDPTQTTLVNEKRRAVINSLSVDPDNPGQVIAEQVIPENEGGFWLREIGLYDVAGNLIAVANCPETYKPELKEGSGRIQTVRMILIVSRTDAITLKFDPTVALATRRYADTLLAGHLAEPNPHSQYLLINEFVGIPQPWPQATAPTGWLKCNGQSFDKSVYPRLAQVYPSGVLPDLRGEFIRGWDDGRGIDSGRGLLSLQGDAIRNIVGSLYIGVSTSTPLSLTTVAASGAISADEFGDVGIADSLGSYKGPAGARFDASRVVPTAAENRPRNIAFNYIVRAA, encoded by the coding sequence ATGGGAACCAAATATTTTACGATTCTCACCCGTATCGGTGAGGCGAAATTAGCACAAGCAATCTCAACCGGAAAACCACTGGAAATCACCCAGATGGGGGTGGGGGATGGCGGTGGTGTATTCCCGACGCCGGACCCGACGCAGACCACATTGGTGAATGAAAAACGCCGGGCGGTAATTAATTCCCTGAGTGTGGACCCGGATAACCCTGGTCAGGTTATTGCCGAGCAGGTGATCCCCGAAAATGAAGGAGGTTTCTGGCTGCGCGAGATTGGGCTTTATGATGTGGCCGGTAATCTGATTGCGGTGGCGAATTGCCCGGAAACCTATAAACCGGAACTGAAGGAAGGGTCGGGCCGAATTCAGACCGTGCGCATGATCCTGATCGTCAGCCGTACCGATGCAATAACGCTGAAATTTGACCCGACGGTGGCGCTGGCGACACGGCGTTATGCCGATACACTGCTGGCGGGGCATCTTGCTGAGCCTAACCCGCATTCACAGTACCTGCTGATCAATGAGTTTGTGGGTATTCCACAACCCTGGCCGCAGGCGACCGCTCCGACGGGCTGGTTGAAATGTAACGGCCAGTCGTTTGATAAAAGCGTTTATCCCCGGCTGGCACAGGTCTACCCGTCCGGTGTGCTGCCGGATTTGCGCGGTGAATTTATTCGTGGCTGGGATGATGGGAGGGGGATAGATAGTGGTAGGGGACTGCTTTCACTGCAAGGCGATGCGATCAGGAATATCGTTGGTTCTCTTTATATTGGCGTTAGCACGTCAACTCCTTTGTCATTAACGACTGTTGCGGCGTCGGGTGCAATCTCTGCTGACGAATTCGGTGATGTTGGAATAGCTGACAGTCTTGGCAGCTACAAAGGACCGGCGGGTGCTCGCTTTGATGCGTCACGTGTTGTTCCAACCGCAGCAGAAAACCGTCCTCGCAATATTGCCTTTAACTACATCGTGAGGGCCGCGTAA
- the aguB gene encoding N-carbamoylputrescine amidase, whose product MTKVTVAATQMACTWDLPKNIENAERLVRQAHAQGAQIILIQELFAAPYFCIDQSPEHYALAQELETSPLIKHFSALAAELEVVLPLSFFERANNAYYNSLVMIDADGSVLDVYRKTHIPNGPAYQEKQFFIPGDTGFKVWQTRYAKVGVGICWDQWFPETARCLALKGAELIFYPTAIGSEPAYPDIDSQPHWTRVQQGHAAANLIPVIASNRIGTEASKYLDGLEMTFYGSSFIADQTGALVAQANKTDETVLVHEFDLEAIAAQRAAWGLFRDRRPDMYGVIGTSDGKTWR is encoded by the coding sequence ATGACAAAAGTTACCGTTGCCGCCACGCAGATGGCCTGCACCTGGGATTTGCCAAAAAATATCGAAAACGCCGAAAGGCTGGTGCGTCAGGCTCATGCTCAAGGGGCGCAAATCATTCTGATTCAGGAACTGTTTGCCGCGCCTTATTTCTGCATCGACCAGAGCCCGGAGCATTACGCGCTGGCGCAGGAATTGGAAACCAGCCCGCTTATCAAACACTTTTCCGCGCTGGCGGCCGAGTTGGAAGTGGTGCTGCCGCTGAGTTTCTTCGAACGCGCCAATAACGCCTACTACAACTCACTGGTCATGATTGACGCTGACGGTAGCGTACTGGACGTGTATCGAAAAACCCACATTCCTAACGGCCCGGCCTATCAGGAAAAACAGTTCTTCATTCCGGGCGATACCGGGTTCAAAGTGTGGCAAACCCGCTACGCCAAAGTGGGCGTGGGCATCTGCTGGGATCAGTGGTTCCCGGAAACCGCCCGTTGTCTGGCACTCAAAGGGGCCGAGTTGATTTTCTACCCGACCGCCATCGGTTCTGAACCGGCGTATCCGGATATCGACAGCCAGCCGCACTGGACCCGCGTACAGCAGGGTCATGCTGCCGCCAACCTGATCCCGGTGATCGCGTCTAACCGTATCGGTACCGAAGCCAGTAAATACCTCGACGGTCTGGAAATGACGTTCTATGGCTCGTCGTTCATTGCCGATCAAACCGGTGCGCTGGTCGCGCAGGCCAACAAGACCGACGAAACAGTGCTGGTGCATGAGTTCGATCTGGAAGCGATCGCAGCGCAGCGCGCTGCCTGGGGCTTGTTCCGTGACCGCCGTCCGGACATGTACGGTGTTATCGGCACCTCTGACGGCAAGACCTGGAGATAA
- a CDS encoding ShlB/FhaC/HecB family hemolysin secretion/activation protein codes for MFIDLQGRRRNTACFKQFPLFLKFYFLFSISYCFSASAAEPGTPLEQQSISQQERLRAQEKKLAPVTPDVRFQTSLEEVSGNGFPAEQPCFDIDRVELTGLTSFPSWLPLQRLADTGRGHCLGVKGINLLMSRLQNRLVEYGYVTSRVLAPAQDLKSGTLKLALVAGTIRHVVLTPGSDSYVQLYSALPAHEDNLLNLRDIEQGLENLQRLPTVKADMQIVPGEQPGESDVDISWKQSRHWRVATSLDDSGTRSTGRYQGGMTLFLDNPLSLSDMFYVSATHDLQWRSAQSSQNYTAHYSVPWGYWLAGITTSGYDYHQTIAGINQEYKYSGRSQNLNASLRRVIHRNATQKTSVSYELLTRQTRNYINDTEVEVQRRNSAAWRLGLQHRHYIGQSTLDMAVSYQRGTRWFGALPAPEEAFDEGTELSKIVQWTTQLEVPFHLLAQPFTYNLQYQQQHSLTRLTPQEQFAIGNRWTVRGFDGERTLNADDGWLVRNELVWTTPLPGQSLYLGVDYGAVDGGGSDTLLGRHLAGGVLGWRGAVKSINYDLFAGIPLSKPDGFNTSPVTVGFTLNWQY; via the coding sequence ATGTTCATCGATCTTCAGGGAAGAAGGCGCAATACGGCCTGTTTTAAGCAATTCCCCTTATTTCTTAAATTTTACTTTTTATTTTCAATTTCTTATTGTTTTTCAGCATCGGCTGCAGAACCCGGCACCCCGCTGGAGCAGCAATCTATTAGCCAGCAAGAACGATTACGGGCTCAGGAGAAAAAGCTGGCACCGGTAACGCCGGATGTCCGGTTTCAGACCTCGCTGGAAGAGGTCTCTGGCAACGGGTTTCCCGCAGAGCAGCCGTGTTTTGATATCGACCGTGTCGAACTGACCGGACTGACTTCCTTTCCATCCTGGTTACCGCTACAGCGTCTGGCAGATACAGGCCGTGGGCACTGCCTTGGGGTCAAGGGCATCAATCTGTTGATGAGCCGGTTACAGAACCGGCTGGTTGAATATGGCTATGTGACATCACGTGTACTGGCACCCGCGCAGGATCTGAAAAGCGGTACCCTCAAACTGGCGTTGGTGGCGGGGACTATTCGCCACGTGGTTCTGACGCCGGGGAGCGATAGTTATGTGCAGCTCTATAGCGCATTACCAGCACATGAAGATAACCTACTGAATCTGCGTGATATCGAGCAAGGGCTGGAGAATTTGCAGCGTTTGCCGACGGTGAAAGCCGACATGCAGATTGTCCCCGGTGAGCAGCCGGGTGAGAGTGATGTCGATATCAGTTGGAAGCAGTCCCGTCACTGGCGTGTGGCGACCTCGCTGGATGACTCGGGTACGCGCAGTACCGGCCGTTATCAGGGCGGGATGACGCTGTTTCTGGATAACCCGCTATCGCTCAGTGACATGTTCTATGTGTCTGCAACCCACGATCTGCAATGGCGTAGCGCCCAATCTAGCCAAAACTATACCGCGCACTATTCGGTGCCGTGGGGCTATTGGCTGGCGGGTATTACCACCAGCGGATACGACTACCACCAGACGATCGCCGGTATCAATCAGGAATATAAATACAGTGGTCGCAGCCAGAATCTTAACGCCAGCCTGCGGCGGGTTATTCATCGCAATGCCACGCAGAAAACATCGGTCAGCTACGAGCTGCTCACCCGCCAGACACGAAATTACATCAACGACACCGAAGTGGAAGTGCAGCGGCGTAACAGTGCTGCCTGGCGTCTTGGTTTACAGCATCGTCACTATATCGGGCAATCCACGCTGGATATGGCGGTCAGCTACCAGCGCGGCACCCGTTGGTTCGGCGCATTACCGGCCCCGGAAGAGGCGTTTGATGAAGGTACTGAGTTGTCGAAGATTGTGCAGTGGACAACGCAACTGGAGGTGCCTTTCCATCTGTTGGCGCAACCTTTCACCTATAACCTGCAATACCAACAGCAGCACAGCCTGACCCGGCTGACCCCCCAGGAACAATTTGCCATCGGCAACCGCTGGACGGTGCGGGGATTTGACGGCGAGCGCACCCTGAATGCCGATGATGGCTGGCTGGTTCGCAATGAACTGGTGTGGACGACGCCGTTGCCGGGGCAGTCACTCTATCTCGGCGTGGATTATGGCGCGGTGGACGGCGGCGGCAGCGATACCTTGCTGGGACGCCACCTGGCCGGGGGCGTGCTGGGCTGGCGTGGCGCGGTTAAGAGCATTAACTATGACCTGTTCGCCGGTATCCCGCTCTCTAAACCCGATGGATTCAACACCAGCCCGGTAACAGTAGGATTTACCCTCAACTGGCAGTATTAG
- a CDS encoding tail fiber assembly protein, which produces MSKIYALIENGVVINTVVWDSDIESDWKPQNGALIDISSERVGVGYLYSDGVFTPPEKSRDEYIADATLRKTQLLSEAQKMIANWQTDLLLGVISDDDKSRLVRWREYMKQVDAIDAQSAPDITWPAPPAA; this is translated from the coding sequence ATGAGTAAAATATACGCGTTAATCGAAAACGGCGTGGTGATTAATACTGTGGTCTGGGATAGCGATATTGAGTCTGACTGGAAGCCGCAGAATGGCGCACTAATCGATATTTCATCAGAACGTGTCGGTGTCGGTTATCTGTATTCTGACGGTGTATTTACGCCACCTGAAAAAAGCCGGGATGAATATATTGCGGACGCTACGCTACGGAAAACGCAGCTATTGTCAGAAGCACAAAAAATGATAGCAAACTGGCAGACCGATCTTCTGCTGGGCGTGATTTCTGATGATGATAAAAGCCGTTTAGTGCGCTGGCGTGAGTACATGAAACAGGTTGACGCCATTGATGCGCAGAGCGCACCCGATATCACCTGGCCTGCTCCTCCCGCGGCGTAA
- a CDS encoding NUDIX hydrolase, with protein sequence MKRRPASRLLILNPEQRVLLFLFHHTQDALAGQRYWATPGGAVENGETFEQAAVRELWEETGIRRQDPGPCIATCTFTMAMPDGDTVIADERFFVIPITDSTLHTGNWTAHEQEVMRDHHWWSRDELLATQDKVYPEQLVEMLWPGRACLVTPREEQAR encoded by the coding sequence ATGAAACGGCGACCAGCTTCACGCCTGCTGATTCTCAACCCTGAACAACGGGTGTTGCTATTTCTGTTCCATCATACTCAGGATGCCCTTGCCGGACAGCGTTATTGGGCAACGCCAGGCGGGGCGGTAGAAAACGGAGAAACGTTTGAGCAAGCAGCGGTACGAGAGCTGTGGGAAGAGACCGGTATCCGTCGTCAGGATCCCGGCCCGTGTATTGCGACGTGTACCTTTACCATGGCGATGCCTGATGGAGACACCGTGATTGCCGATGAACGGTTTTTTGTCATCCCTATCACCGACAGTACTCTCCACACTGGCAACTGGACGGCGCATGAACAGGAAGTGATGCGAGACCATCACTGGTGGAGCCGCGATGAACTTCTCGCCACACAGGATAAGGTCTACCCGGAACAGCTAGTTGAAATGCTGTGGCCGGGCAGAGCTTGTCTGGTTACGCCGCGGGAGGAGCAGGCCAGGTGA
- a CDS encoding toxin-activating lysine-acyltransferase, whose translation MQIDHFDVQSPALIGGESSEAEILGAAVWLWMHSPLHRDAPLQALSTLLLPIIKHQQYVVVSQQQQPIFFMSWAWLDAEAERRYLTQPSILMPQDDWACGDRMWIIDWIAPFGHSRAMRHLVGHTLLPDYCFRSLDHQGARRGKRVFVHHGDQVSRQSRDHWLQQHPLAEPLPEICIR comes from the coding sequence ATGCAGATTGACCATTTTGACGTTCAGTCGCCAGCGTTGATTGGCGGCGAAAGCAGCGAAGCAGAAATCTTGGGGGCCGCCGTGTGGCTCTGGATGCATTCGCCGCTGCACCGTGATGCGCCCTTACAGGCGTTATCGACACTACTGTTGCCGATTATCAAGCACCAACAATACGTGGTGGTCAGTCAGCAGCAACAGCCGATTTTTTTCATGAGTTGGGCATGGCTGGATGCCGAAGCCGAACGGCGTTACCTCACCCAACCCTCTATTCTGATGCCGCAGGACGACTGGGCCTGTGGCGATCGCATGTGGATCATCGATTGGATCGCGCCCTTCGGCCATTCTCGCGCCATGCGCCATCTGGTCGGCCACACCTTACTGCCGGATTACTGCTTCCGTTCGCTTGACCATCAGGGTGCCAGACGTGGCAAACGCGTCTTCGTACACCATGGCGATCAGGTATCACGTCAGTCACGCGATCACTGGCTGCAACAACACCCTTTAGCTGAACCGCTCCCCGAGATTTGCATTCGATAA
- a CDS encoding tail fiber assembly protein has translation MTISTQDVRAVLAADGLATQAGWLRVYHVDVLTREYDGYSDEYLMVGTGIPAYSYADEPPQPAVEGQALRRSSDGLQWEWVPDLRGRTAYDTQTRQPQVVSELGALPANLTLLPPASAFDRWEGAQWVTDTAAYQASLAQSARQEYDARRQIAHDRIRELTYAQELDIATEQETEALKSWKIYLVQLSRVDLSHTPDIDWPTPPSH, from the coding sequence ATGACGATATCGACGCAGGACGTGCGTGCAGTGCTGGCGGCAGACGGGCTGGCCACTCAGGCAGGCTGGTTGCGGGTGTACCACGTGGATGTGCTCACCCGTGAGTACGATGGTTACAGCGACGAATACCTGATGGTTGGTACCGGGATTCCCGCCTATAGCTACGCCGATGAGCCGCCGCAGCCAGCGGTGGAAGGGCAGGCGCTACGGCGTTCATCTGACGGCCTGCAGTGGGAATGGGTGCCTGATTTACGTGGGCGGACCGCTTATGACACGCAGACCCGTCAGCCACAGGTGGTGAGTGAGCTGGGTGCGTTGCCCGCAAACCTCACCCTGCTGCCGCCTGCCAGTGCCTTTGACCGTTGGGAGGGGGCGCAATGGGTAACGGATACGGCGGCCTATCAGGCAAGCCTGGCGCAATCGGCCCGACAGGAGTATGACGCCCGTCGCCAGATAGCACATGACCGCATTCGCGAGCTGACCTATGCGCAGGAACTGGACATCGCCACTGAGCAGGAAACCGAGGCGCTTAAAAGCTGGAAAATCTATCTGGTGCAGTTAAGTCGCGTCGATTTGAGTCATACACCGGACATCGACTGGCCGACCCCACCATCACACTGA
- the fieF gene encoding CDF family cation-efflux transporter FieF (FieF, a metal efflux transporter, is a member of the CDF (cation diffusion facilitator) family of transporters.), translated as MNSHYARLVTTAAFLATGMALSLFGMKVYAWWYTGSVSLLASLVDSLVDIAASLVNLLVVRYSLQPADTEHTFGHGKAESLAALAQSMFIAGSALFLLLTGAQHLMNPQPLQGAELGMWVTVIALVATGFLVSFQRWVIRRTHSQAVRADMLHYQSDVLMNGAILLSLVLSWKGINWADAVFALGIGIYILSSALRMAYDAIQVLLDRALPDDERQEIVNIVSSWPGVSGAHQLRTRRSGPTRFIQLHLEMADNLPLVESHQIADELEQALLKRFPGSDVIIHQDPVSVVPQEQRGRWEL; from the coding sequence ATGAATTCTCATTACGCACGTCTGGTGACGACCGCTGCTTTTCTGGCTACCGGTATGGCGTTATCGCTGTTTGGTATGAAGGTGTACGCCTGGTGGTACACCGGTTCGGTCAGCTTGCTGGCATCACTGGTGGATTCGTTAGTGGATATCGCGGCGTCGCTGGTCAACCTGTTGGTCGTTCGTTATTCCCTGCAACCCGCTGATACGGAACATACGTTCGGGCATGGCAAAGCCGAGTCATTGGCTGCGCTGGCGCAGAGTATGTTCATTGCCGGCTCGGCGCTGTTTCTGTTATTGACCGGTGCTCAGCATCTGATGAACCCACAGCCGCTACAAGGGGCTGAACTGGGGATGTGGGTGACCGTGATTGCGCTGGTGGCAACGGGCTTTCTGGTGAGCTTCCAGCGTTGGGTTATCCGCAGAACACATAGTCAGGCGGTGCGAGCAGACATGCTGCATTACCAGTCTGATGTCCTGATGAATGGTGCCATTTTGCTGTCGTTGGTACTAAGCTGGAAAGGTATCAACTGGGCGGATGCGGTCTTCGCGCTGGGGATAGGCATTTATATTCTGAGCAGCGCGCTGCGTATGGCCTACGATGCGATTCAGGTCCTGCTGGACAGAGCCCTGCCCGATGACGAGCGACAGGAAATCGTCAATATCGTGTCTTCATGGCCGGGGGTAAGTGGTGCGCATCAGTTACGGACCCGCCGCTCAGGCCCGACCCGTTTTATCCAGCTGCATCTGGAAATGGCGGATAACCTGCCGTTGGTGGAGTCACACCAGATTGCAGACGAACTAGAGCAGGCATTGCTCAAACGCTTCCCCGGTTCAGACGTTATCATTCATCAGGATCCTGTCTCGGTGGTGCCGCAGGAGCAGCGTGGGCGCTGGGAACTGTAG
- the aguA gene encoding agmatine deiminase, giving the protein MSELTTPLQDGFAMPAEWAPHDAVWMLWPYRRDNWRMQGDAIPAQRTFAAVAAAISQTTPVVMGVPRDQMALAKSVMPTGVTLVEMESDDAWVRDTGPTVVLNAAGERRGVDWQFNAWGGALGGLYEDWSRDEKVAAQVLAYHGDARYAAPLILEGGSIHTDGEGTLLTTAECLLNPNRNPHLSKAQIEQHLRDYLGVSAFIWLEEGVYNDETDGHIDNMCCFIRPGEVALHWTDDETDPQYARSQAAYQVLSQTKDAQGRSLKIWKLPAPGPLFATPEEAAGVTEGNAIERNAGSRLAGSYVNFLISNKQVIYPLLDERTDGEAHALLQQMFPDYLISGVPAREILLGGGNIHCITQQIPAVRR; this is encoded by the coding sequence ATGTCTGAGCTGACCACGCCGTTGCAAGACGGCTTCGCCATGCCAGCGGAATGGGCGCCGCACGACGCGGTGTGGATGTTGTGGCCCTACCGTCGCGACAACTGGCGCATGCAGGGCGACGCGATTCCCGCCCAGCGTACCTTTGCTGCCGTTGCTGCGGCTATTTCGCAAACCACACCGGTTGTGATGGGCGTGCCGCGTGACCAGATGGCGCTGGCTAAAAGCGTGATGCCGACTGGCGTGACGCTGGTGGAAATGGAAAGCGATGACGCCTGGGTACGTGACACCGGGCCTACCGTGGTGTTGAACGCGGCTGGTGAGCGTCGTGGTGTCGACTGGCAATTCAACGCCTGGGGTGGCGCACTGGGCGGCCTGTATGAAGACTGGAGCCGTGACGAGAAGGTGGCGGCGCAGGTGCTGGCTTATCACGGCGATGCGCGCTATGCCGCCCCGTTGATTCTGGAAGGTGGCTCGATCCACACCGATGGTGAAGGCACGCTGCTGACCACCGCCGAGTGCCTGTTAAACCCGAACCGCAATCCGCATCTGAGCAAAGCGCAGATTGAGCAGCACCTGCGGGATTATCTCGGGGTGTCGGCCTTTATCTGGCTGGAAGAGGGCGTCTATAACGACGAAACCGACGGCCATATCGACAACATGTGCTGTTTTATCCGCCCCGGCGAAGTGGCGCTGCACTGGACGGACGATGAAACCGACCCGCAGTATGCCCGCTCTCAGGCGGCGTATCAGGTGTTGTCCCAGACGAAGGATGCTCAGGGCCGGTCGCTAAAAATTTGGAAACTACCGGCACCCGGCCCGCTTTTCGCGACCCCGGAAGAAGCGGCGGGCGTGACCGAAGGCAACGCGATTGAACGTAACGCCGGGTCACGGCTGGCGGGCTCATACGTCAATTTCCTGATCAGCAACAAGCAGGTGATTTATCCGCTGCTGGATGAACGTACTGACGGCGAGGCACATGCGCTGTTGCAACAGATGTTCCCCGACTACCTGATAAGTGGTGTTCCGGCGCGCGAAATCCTGCTGGGCGGCGGCAATATCCACTGTATTACTCAGCAGATCCCGGCGGTACGCCGTTAG
- a CDS encoding 2TM domain-containing protein: MNTIKSQRLARAWSQEQLAELSALSVRTIQRIENGERASLETLSAIAAAFGVNVTTLMPEDSEQAASGDSLALRISQARTQVEQESRFWRSLLLFVPVNIVLVVINLWVNPQTYWFIWPLLAWGGALLVRAARIFWLRDRWLRWEQERLQKMLRKP; encoded by the coding sequence ATGAACACGATCAAATCACAGCGCCTTGCCCGTGCCTGGTCTCAGGAACAACTGGCCGAACTGTCGGCGTTGAGCGTCAGAACCATTCAGCGGATTGAAAACGGAGAGCGTGCCAGCCTGGAAACGCTCAGCGCCATTGCGGCGGCGTTTGGCGTCAATGTGACGACGTTGATGCCAGAAGACAGCGAGCAGGCGGCGAGTGGCGACTCGCTGGCGTTACGCATTTCGCAGGCCAGAACACAGGTTGAGCAGGAAAGCCGTTTCTGGCGCAGTCTGTTGCTGTTTGTGCCGGTGAACATCGTGCTGGTGGTCATCAATCTGTGGGTCAACCCGCAAACGTATTGGTTTATCTGGCCGCTGCTGGCATGGGGCGGCGCGCTGCTGGTTCGGGCGGCACGGATTTTCTGGCTGCGGGATCGCTGGTTGCGCTGGGAGCAGGAACGGTTGCAGAAAATGTTGCGCAAACCCTGA